A segment of the Salvelinus sp. IW2-2015 linkage group LG23, ASM291031v2, whole genome shotgun sequence genome:
tgtgtgtggtgtgtgtgtgtgtgtgtgtgtgtgtgtgtgtgtgtgtgtgtgtgtgtgtgtgtggtgtgtgtgtgtgtgtgtgtgtgtgtgtgtgtgtgtgtgtgtgtgtgtgtgtgacaccccAAACCGGAAGTCTATTTATTAATATGAGCTAGTCTccgcgagtggcgcagcggtctaaggcactacacctcagtgctagaggagtcactacagaccctggttccattcctggctgtatcacaactggccatgattgggagtaccatagggcggtgcacaattggcccagcgttgtctgggtttggccgggacAGGCAGTcattgttaatttaaaaaaattcttaactggcttgactagttaaataaaaggttaaataaataaacaaatataaaataaaatagtcaAAGCTAgtcataaagtgtctcagtagagcattgggccaccagaacagcttcaatgcgccttgtcATAGATTCTAGAACACTACTGGaaggatgcaacaccattcttccacaagaaattccataattttgtgttgatggtggtggaaaacgctgtctcaggctccgctccagaatctctcataagtgtccaattgagttgagatctggacacacacacacacacacacacacacacacacacacacacacgttcctgtGAGTCCCCTCttttaaagtcactgagatctctttttCTAGCCATGGTATCCAAAATAATGGGMAATTGGGCATCTTTATACACCGGGCATTTAAAAAGAAagcaggaaccacacctgtgtggaagcacctgttttcactatactttgtatccctaattaactcaagtgtttcctttattttggcagttacctgtatatttgtGTACCAGCTTACTGACTGCAGAATGATTAATGGAATTTGTACAGGCGTCACTGGAGACCTCTGCACAATCAGTATTCTACATGTCTAAAGAATCAGACACAGACTGCACAATAGCCAGAGCTCATCTATCTCAGCTGTAGCCTTCTGTCTAGGGCAGGGATAGGCAACCCTGTACCTGGAGAGCCGCAGGTACtacaggattttgttccaactaggcaccacacctgaccaactgagctaactgatcagttcagtgattgcctaaattcaacacacctggttttccaggttggttaaataaaacaaacatgaagtgcctgcgtCTCTCCAGGACTAGGTTTGCCTACCTCCCTAGACGGAGACATTGTTCATTTGAAATTCAACACAGCATTATCAGATCAATACAAAAGACTGGCTTGAAATAACTAAAGTATTGACTAATGAATTGACTAGTGGGTGAGAATGCACTACATATGAGTCAGTCAATGTTGGGAgtccctgtgtttgtgtgagagagatgggggagggaaagatctgtctgtctgtctgtctgtctgtctgtctgtctgtctgtctgtctgtctgtctgtctgtctgtctgtctgtctgtctgtctgtctgtctgtctgtctgtctgtctgtctgtctgtctgtctgtgtgtgtgtgtgtgtgtgaagagaaggtgaaaaggggagagagagtgtgtgtatgtgtcagcaACAAACCATGTTATTGAGAATGCttatcaaattaaatatttgtttccacccctcccccccccccatctctgtgTGGCTCTCAACCAATGACACGGCTTGTTCACTTTTATAGTAACCATGGTGCCCGCTAAGGGATCATCGGATCACCATGGAAACTGCATCTGTTTACAACAGAGAAGAGCATGAAACAGAGAAGGGGGGGTGACATAGATCGATAAAGGTATTGTTGAGAGTAAAAGACAGATGTGGAGATGGAGATTGGTCTCTGAAAGGGAAAGATGGATGTCACAGGGAGAGAAGAATGTTGAGAGGTGGAAAGGGATGCTTAGATGGAGATctcagagagcgagaaagagagagtcagagtatGCGAAAGGTGCAAAAGGATGATTGGAGGTATGGGGATGGAAAACTGAAGATGATAAGAaatattgagaaaaaaaataagctaAAAGGTATGTGATTGGATTGAATGAGAATAACACAGTGAAAGAACACATTTAGATATATCCAATGGCAGAAAGTTTACCCATATACACTGTACATGTCTTTTTAGATTATTGCGTTTGACGAGCTGCGCACAGACTTCAAGAACCCAATCGATCAGAGCAACCCTACCAGAGCGGTAAGGCCCCATGGCTTATGAGAGGGATTGGAGTTCTGTGAAGTGTGACCCAGTTCTGTCCGTGTCCACCTACAGTCACTTCCACTCAGCTGTGAAGAGCAGAGCACcgtagacagacaggcacacatgGACCATGGACACTTATTCAAATagaacatttttgtttattttgattgtttttttaatcatttttgaTCTAAAGCATTTACTCAATGTAACGTACCTTCTATTTTGCCAAGTATATTCTTGCTATACTGTACACAAGAACATTCTCAAACAGAGCCAACAGTAGGGAAATGTGATTATTACTTTTGTGAGGGTGTTTGGCAAAACTATTAGCTAGATATCtgactctcctttctctctgttcaCTTTTCAGAGGGAAAGAATTCTGAATATTGAAAGAATCTGCAACTTGCTGAGGAAGGTGAGTGGCTCCCAGcccacgtatacacacacacacacacacacacacagctcacctaGTGGTGGAGTGGAGGATGAGAGTGACAGAGAaccttgaaaaaatatatatgtatctatttTGAGGACTGAGATCGATTGATTCACATCTCCCCTCCTTCCTGTAGCCCACCTCaatctcgctcactctctcaaactcacaacaatcacacacacacaccacacaccagcctggtctcatagactagatgtaacataataatgtaaatccgggacactcaaattagtatgatatgttgtgTTTGGTATGGTAAGTgatggaaaagtacccaattgtcatacttgagaaagTATAGATACCTCAATAGAAAGTYGCTCAAGTAAAAGTCAGctggtaaaatactacttcagtaaatgtctaaaagtattttgttttaaatatacttaagtatcaaaagtaaatgtaattgctaaaatatacttaagtataaatcatttaaaattccgtatattaagcaaagcagatggcaccattttcttgtttttaaaatgtatggacagccaggggcacactcccacactcagacattatttacaaaatacgcatttgtgtttagtgagtccaccaggccagaggcagtagggatgaccaYGTGTTTCTTGATATGTGCTTGAATTTGACAATTWtcctgtcctgctaagcattcaaaatgtaacttttggtTTTCARGGAAAATGTATKaagtaaaaagtacaatattttcttcaggaatgtagtgaagtaaaagcagtggcgtgccgtgggcctggggcctgggccttcagtgaggtactacacagtcccacccgaattaatccacctcttattaccatcattatgatgccatggctctagacactatacatttagacagaaacgcagtataaccaggcgttgcgtcaccttgaaattgacaaattgacatttttgggtaaacagtgtttacccaaaaacatgacacaatcaaWgagtcttttcaatatttcccttcaccttttcattgtgcagctccgttgcMCTGCGCGCTTGTtttttgagctgtagatccactccggtgtccccaaaagttttcaaaagcacaattgcttgtaagtgcccagccgtactttggcgtctcgttgctgccttggttagacaactcaagtttgcaaagccagtgtggctccaaacaccaaatcgatcacttgcaaataataggcattcccagcagtacagtttgcagtgcttctcggagcctgtgagccattgacagcgctcgtagttgaaactttgaaagtggctttcccgcctgtgacaggctttgtggcatcgggcgacctctccttacatgtctaacttttcttgaaaagttcgtcttgagaatggcgttataattatatcctcgaccaaatcgatatcttctcctccttccgccattgtgggttgaaaaaacagcttagtagtacgcgaattaattgtttatcaaattcagtttcctagatctgcatagacctgcccataggacctgcctctcaatattggtaatccaatcaaaagatgtgcacgcactacgcctgctagctggctcctgtgtaacactggagccagctacaggcgtacaatagccaactctaaagctgattgttgacactaaattttcatttccattcactataagctacaagcgcccgcactgttgattctgaaggcctgagggcagattttagaccctggcaacacatgatggctgaatatgattggataaaagatctaacataaagaccagccctccaaatctcaacctggggctggaagcagtgcaaccaagaggaaataTTGAAAAAGACTCATACACCATtaggtatggttacataagacagatgggaACTTGTAACGTGAACatataacgcaaacgtctagcacTAGGGAAcccgaatgtctagcaacccaaagattgcgagttcgaatctcatcacggcagttgaggctgctgaggggaacacggctcataataatagctggaacagagcgaatggaatggcatcaaacacatgtatttgatatcattccaccgATTTAGCAACTTTAACTACTTaatacttttgagctactttGCAATTACTTAGCATTTTATCTAACCCTTCACCTAAGCATAAYCATAACCTTTTTAGCTAACCCATCCCCtagccttaaccctttaacctaactcccaaccttaaccttaaccctaacacctagcctagctaacattagccagctagctaatgttagccacttagccacctagctagaattagtaacatatcatacattttgcaaattcgtaacgtACTGYacgaaatgggtgatggaaatccacaaatgaatacataccatacgaaacgtaacatatcatagtaaaggtagtgtctcagatttacatacagaataatacgaaatgctctgagaccaggttgcacacaYACTATAATTAACTGGCTTTCCATACTGCCACCCCACCCTCATTTCCTCTGTCAGTGTTAATGGGCAAGCTATAGAGCCAATGAGGGGAGATTGAAGGAGGGAACACCTGGAGGTCTGCAGGCCTGCAGGCCTGCATTCTTTTAAGAAAATCATAACTAAACTCTATCACTCTCATTCATATGAAAATTGCAGCTTTTTCAAAGCATTTTGTCGTGAAGTGTTTATGATAATGACAGAGTTTGCATTTGTGTGGCCATGTGCACCCTAACGGTCTGTATTATTCCTAGCTGGTGGTGCCAGAATACTCCATCCATGGGCTGTTCTGCCTGATGTTCATGTGTGCTGGAGAGTGGGTCACCCTGGGCCTAAACATCCCCCTGCTCTTCTACCATCtttggaggtacacaacacaaccaacttcCAGCATTCTATCTCAAGGCTTTTTAGTTGTATCTGTTGTAagaacgctctctctctcgtcaggtTTTTCCATCGGCCAGCAGATGGGTCAGAGGTCATGTATGATCCTGTCAGTGTGATGAATGCTGACATCCTGAACTACTGTCAGAAGGAGTCTTGGTGTAAGCTGGGCTTCTACCTGCTCTCCTTCTTCTACTACCTGTACAGGTGAGGTCCTATTAATAAAGCCATCTCTCATCAGTCCAGCCGGTTCATTGGTGAACGTTGATCTGTATGAATGGGAGCCTCCTCTTCTTGCTGCACAATAACCGCTGTCAGTTGTTATTGCTTGGCAATGTCACATTAACACTGGTGTCCTCCTGTTCtcttttctgcctctctctctgtcYTTGACAGTATGGTCTATGCCTTGGTGAGTTTCTAAAACACAGAATAGAAGACCAAGAGGAGATtgaaagacagaaaaagagaacGAGCAGGACCAAGACCGGGTGATGTCACTCACCCCTCTTTCTCACCACCCATTACGCCATCATCACAGACCATGATTTGCTCTCCTCAAATCTTTGGATGGAGGGACGAACCTTGGAGGACATTGTGAGGAAATAAGGCAAAGAGACGTTGTTGAGCTCAAGACTGCAATCCATCTAGAAGAGGAGCAGACATGGAAGAGCCACAAAGGAGGAGGAATGAAATAAAGAAGGGAAAGCGAGAACACATCTCAACTAGTATACGTGTTGCCTTGATCTGACCACATCACTTCTTAGGGCCTGCAGGTCRCCTCTGCTATTCTTAGTGATAGTCACTCAACTGTGAATTTATAAACTTTGTGTTGCCTAAATCCTAACGTAGATGTTGCAGATTCATATCCTTCCATTCCAATAAACCATTTtagaaaagaaaatacaaaatgcaCAAAACGTATTTAGTTCTTCTACCGATTTGGTATTTCGATAATTCAGTAGTTGTGGTAGATCATTTTCTGAGGATAGGAAAWGTTGTTTCATCAGATAAATACACCATTCACTGCTACTATTTCAAACCAGAGTGATAGTAATTGTGTTAttcacaaatataaaatgtatgaaCTCATAAATTACATGCGATGGGCATAAGCTTCTGTAAAGGATCGTGGACACCCTGGAGCAGTGTTTGAGTCTAGGTCCATCCCAGTCAAGGCACTATCTYCCAGACCCCAGTCCCCACCCAGGGAAAACAGGCATTCCAACACATAATTATTCAGGATTGAAGGGGATGTTTTGGCTTTGGGTGACTTGGTACTTGGGTGTT
Coding sequences within it:
- the LOC111951070 gene encoding protein cornichon homolog 2 gives rise to the protein MLTLVLCAALIFFVIWQIIAFDELRTDFKNPIDQSNPTRARERILNIERICNLLRKLVVPEYSIHGLFCLMFMCAGEWVTLGLNIPLLFYHLWRFFHRPADGSEVMYDPVSVMNADILNYCQKESWCKLGFYLLSFFYYLYSMVYALVSF